A part of Desulfonatronovibrio magnus genomic DNA contains:
- a CDS encoding adenylate kinase — protein sequence MNILIFGPNGSGKGTQGSLVKDKYDLAHIESGAIFRQHIGQGTELGKKAKEFIDKGELVPDDITIPMVLETLKEKGAGGWLLDGFPRNIVQAQKLWDALSAAGMKLNFVIEILLPREVAKNRIMGRRLCVNDPNHPNNIFIDAIKPDGDKCRVCGGELKSRSDDQDEDAIDKRHNIYYDKDTGTLAAAYFYRDLAGKEGFKYIELDGEGSINDIKDTLLKQLD from the coding sequence TTGAATATTCTTATTTTTGGTCCCAACGGAAGCGGCAAAGGTACACAGGGCTCACTGGTTAAAGACAAATACGACCTGGCTCACATTGAGTCCGGCGCAATTTTCAGACAGCACATTGGCCAGGGAACAGAGCTGGGCAAAAAAGCCAAGGAATTCATCGATAAGGGAGAGTTGGTTCCTGATGACATCACTATTCCCATGGTCCTGGAAACACTGAAGGAAAAAGGAGCTGGCGGATGGCTGCTGGACGGATTTCCAAGAAATATTGTTCAGGCCCAAAAACTCTGGGATGCACTTAGTGCTGCTGGAATGAAACTAAATTTTGTTATTGAAATCCTCTTGCCCAGAGAAGTAGCAAAAAACAGAATCATGGGACGCAGACTTTGCGTTAATGATCCCAACCACCCTAATAATATCTTCATAGACGCCATCAAGCCCGACGGTGATAAATGTCGTGTCTGCGGAGGAGAACTAAAGTCCAGGTCTGATGACCAGGATGAAGATGCCATTGATAAAAGACACAATATCTACTATGACAAAGACACAGGTACACTTGCGGCAGCATATTTTTATAGAGACCTGGCCGGCAAGGAAGGCTTCAAGTACATTGAACTTGATGGAGAGGGCAGCATCAACGACATCAAGGACACCCTTCTGAAGCAGTTAGATTAA
- a CDS encoding CTP synthase, whose translation MKTKFIFVTGGVLSSLGKGLAAASIGALLKARGLKVNIQKLDPYINVDPGTMNPFQHGEVYVTDDGAETDLDLGHYERYLDQPMAQINNFTSGRIYHSVITKERRGDYLGGTVQVIPHITDEIKNAIKSVAQNDEDVAIIEIGGTVGDIEGLPFLEAIRQLRGELGKDQVLYIHLTLVPYMKAAGELKTKPTQHSVKELRSIGIQADIILCRSEVDLDQDIKSKIALFCNVDPDAVFTAKDVRSIYEVPMALYEEGLDQKIAIMLKLPAKNPNLQSWENLVHRLHHPGPKINIAIVGKYVDLRESYKSLHEALVHAGLESEREVELRYVNSDSLIPGGNVQQQMSGLHGILVPGGFGSRGIEGKIAAISYARSQNIPFFGICLGMQCAVIEFARNVLGLRDADSQEFSPDTEHPVIYLMKEWFDFRNNTVQKRCQESNKGGTMRLGAYPCVITEGTKAYEAYQTREIMERHRHRYEFNKKYAQQFEAEGMIFSGLSPDKSLVEIVELENHPWFLGCQFHPEFKSNPMRAHPLFREFVRAAGLAG comes from the coding sequence ATGAAAACAAAGTTTATTTTTGTTACCGGGGGCGTGCTTTCATCCCTTGGTAAAGGGCTGGCTGCAGCATCCATTGGAGCCTTGCTCAAGGCCAGGGGGCTTAAGGTCAACATTCAGAAATTAGACCCGTACATTAATGTTGATCCAGGTACTATGAATCCATTCCAGCACGGTGAAGTCTATGTGACAGATGATGGCGCAGAAACAGATCTGGATCTTGGACACTATGAAAGATATCTTGATCAGCCCATGGCCCAGATCAACAATTTTACTTCAGGGCGCATCTATCATTCTGTTATTACCAAGGAGCGGCGCGGTGACTACCTTGGAGGCACGGTGCAGGTGATACCACACATAACTGATGAGATAAAAAATGCCATCAAAAGTGTTGCCCAAAACGATGAAGATGTGGCCATCATAGAGATTGGTGGAACCGTTGGCGATATAGAGGGGCTCCCATTTCTGGAAGCCATCAGGCAATTGCGAGGAGAGCTGGGTAAGGATCAGGTGTTGTATATTCACTTGACCCTTGTGCCCTATATGAAGGCTGCTGGGGAACTCAAAACCAAGCCTACCCAGCACAGCGTCAAGGAGCTCAGAAGTATAGGCATTCAGGCAGATATTATACTCTGTCGTTCTGAAGTTGATCTGGATCAGGATATCAAATCCAAAATAGCTTTATTTTGTAATGTTGACCCTGATGCTGTCTTTACGGCCAAGGATGTAAGGAGTATTTACGAGGTTCCCATGGCTTTGTATGAAGAAGGCCTGGATCAGAAAATTGCCATTATGCTTAAGCTTCCAGCTAAAAATCCCAACCTTCAAAGCTGGGAAAACCTGGTTCATCGGCTCCATCATCCAGGCCCCAAGATTAATATTGCCATAGTGGGTAAATATGTTGATTTGCGGGAATCATATAAAAGCCTGCATGAAGCTCTGGTGCATGCAGGTTTAGAAAGTGAAAGGGAAGTAGAACTGAGATATGTTAACTCAGACAGCCTCATACCTGGTGGTAATGTGCAGCAACAGATGAGCGGTCTCCATGGGATTCTGGTGCCCGGAGGATTTGGTTCCCGGGGAATAGAAGGCAAAATAGCAGCCATCAGCTACGCTCGTTCACAAAATATTCCTTTTTTCGGCATTTGCCTTGGTATGCAGTGTGCTGTGATTGAATTTGCAAGAAATGTCCTGGGGCTCAGAGATGCTGACTCTCAGGAGTTTTCGCCTGACACTGAGCACCCGGTGATTTATTTAATGAAGGAGTGGTTTGACTTTAGAAATAATACTGTGCAGAAAAGATGTCAGGAAAGCAACAAGGGCGGAACCATGAGGCTTGGTGCTTACCCCTGCGTCATTACAGAAGGCACCAAGGCTTATGAAGCCTACCAGACCCGGGAGATAATGGAAAGACATCGCCACAGGTATGAATTCAACAAAAAGTATGCGCAGCAATTTGAAGCTGAGGGTATGATTTTCAGTGGTCTTTCCCCGGATAAGAGCCTGGTGGAAATTGTTGAATTAGAAAATCACCCCTGGTTTCTGGGGTGTCAGTTTCATCCGGAATTCAAATCCAACCCAATGCGTGCTCATCCTCTGTTTAGAGAGTTTGTCAGAGCGGCAGGGCTTGCAGGATAG
- the kdsA gene encoding 3-deoxy-8-phosphooctulonate synthase — MQTDPKNTDCSVSTHGRQSGNQLFFILGPCVLEGADFASDIAHKILEVAQELKIQVFFKSSFDKANRTSAESFRGPGLGQGLEWLQRVKEMTGLPVLTDIHHPEQAASIAEVADVIQIPAFLCRQTDLLLAAADTGRIVNIKKGQFLAPWDMHQAVSKIRQRSSSARIWITERGTSFGYNNLVVDFRSLPVMKELGHPVIFDATHSVQLPGGKGTSSGGQREFVPLMARAAVAAGADGIFMEVHPDPERALCDGPNSWPLDQLKPLVQTLLKIRKAVNE, encoded by the coding sequence GTGCAAACAGATCCAAAAAATACCGATTGCTCTGTTTCAACCCACGGCAGGCAGAGCGGGAATCAATTATTTTTTATCCTTGGACCTTGTGTTTTAGAAGGGGCTGATTTTGCCTCAGATATTGCTCATAAAATCTTAGAGGTGGCCCAGGAGCTGAAAATTCAGGTTTTTTTTAAAAGCTCATTTGACAAGGCCAACCGTACTTCTGCAGAAAGTTTTCGTGGTCCGGGCTTAGGACAGGGGTTGGAATGGCTGCAGCGGGTTAAAGAAATGACCGGCCTGCCTGTCCTGACGGACATTCATCATCCAGAGCAGGCTGCATCAATTGCAGAAGTGGCGGATGTTATCCAGATTCCGGCTTTTCTCTGCAGGCAGACTGATCTTTTACTGGCAGCTGCTGATACCGGGAGAATCGTTAATATTAAAAAGGGACAGTTTCTTGCTCCCTGGGATATGCATCAGGCTGTCTCCAAAATCAGACAGCGCAGCAGCAGCGCCAGAATATGGATTACTGAAAGAGGCACTTCTTTTGGCTACAACAACCTTGTGGTTGACTTCCGGTCTTTGCCTGTTATGAAGGAGTTGGGGCATCCGGTAATTTTTGATGCTACGCATTCTGTGCAGCTTCCCGGAGGGAAGGGCACGTCTTCGGGGGGGCAGCGGGAATTTGTGCCTTTGATGGCCAGGGCGGCAGTGGCTGCCGGAGCTGACGGCATTTTCATGGAAGTTCACCCAGACCCTGAAAGGGCATTGTGTGACGGACCAAATTCATGGCCTCTGGACCAGCTCAAACCCCTTGTACAAACTCTTCTGAAAATCAGGAAGGCTGTTAATGAATGA
- a CDS encoding KdsC family phosphatase, whose protein sequence is MNDALKLAFSRIRMLILDVDGVMTDGGLYYDSQGRIMKRFNVQDGLGIKAAQAAGLEIAVITGLSSAAVESRVTELGITHYFHGHINKVPLLKRLAEDSGYGLDEMAYLGDDWVDAGPMLKVGVPMAVANAQPEIKNIARMVTEKSGGYGAVREAIMLILEARGLREEQWQKWQFDD, encoded by the coding sequence ATGAATGATGCTCTCAAACTTGCTTTTTCCCGGATTAGAATGCTGATCCTTGACGTTGACGGAGTCATGACAGATGGTGGGTTGTATTACGACAGCCAGGGCCGTATCATGAAGAGATTTAATGTTCAGGATGGCCTGGGAATAAAGGCAGCCCAGGCAGCAGGGCTTGAAATAGCAGTTATAACCGGACTTTCATCCGCGGCTGTTGAGTCCAGAGTAACTGAGCTGGGCATCACTCACTATTTTCACGGTCATATAAATAAAGTGCCCCTCTTAAAGAGGCTTGCCGAAGATTCCGGGTATGGTCTTGATGAAATGGCCTATCTCGGGGATGACTGGGTGGACGCCGGACCCATGCTCAAGGTAGGCGTGCCCATGGCAGTGGCCAATGCGCAACCGGAGATCAAGAATATTGCCCGCATGGTAACTGAAAAGTCTGGCGGATATGGTGCTGTGCGTGAGGCAATTATGCTGATTCTGGAGGCTCGTGGACTGAGAGAGGAGCAATGGCAGAAGTGGCAGTTTGATGATTAA
- the lptC gene encoding LPS export ABC transporter periplasmic protein LptC yields the protein MIKKFAPLFFSAAVLSFLFITFWHTSPGPGLTDLNVEMEVDMNIRDFTMTKGRDGRQTWKVISDNAGFVREDDLFVLYNPVITYYTEEDSAPVVITASHGQALQTENMVHLWPDVRADYGGLIIESGRASYMGEEDFILLREGVTFVGNGMALNSPEARFYLNEDRLEALGGVKTLLQNRTVN from the coding sequence ATGATTAAAAAATTTGCTCCATTATTTTTCAGTGCGGCTGTTTTATCTTTTCTGTTCATTACCTTCTGGCATACAAGCCCTGGACCGGGTTTAACCGACCTGAATGTTGAAATGGAAGTAGATATGAATATCCGTGATTTTACTATGACCAAGGGCAGGGATGGCCGCCAGACATGGAAAGTGATTTCTGACAATGCAGGCTTTGTGCGTGAGGATGATCTTTTTGTCCTTTATAATCCAGTCATTACCTATTACACTGAAGAAGACTCTGCTCCTGTAGTGATCACAGCTTCCCATGGCCAGGCTTTGCAAACAGAAAATATGGTGCATTTATGGCCTGATGTCAGAGCGGATTATGGTGGTTTGATAATTGAGTCCGGCAGAGCGTCATACATGGGAGAGGAGGATTTTATTCTTCTCCGTGAAGGCGTGACTTTTGTGGGCAATGGAATGGCCCTCAACAGCCCGGAAGCCAGATTTTATTTAAATGAGGACAGATTAGAGGCCCTTGGGGGTGTAAAAACCCTGCTTCAAAACAGGACAGTGAATTGA
- a CDS encoding LptA/OstA family protein: MKILTIIFCSLLWAFAPALAENRLQDQITDITSDKMTYTGHDNIVIFSGNVHVIRAELELWSDQLHVHIKPQNAEQDEADQQDKIEKIIARGNVRIKSMNREGKGELLTYNPDTGQATLEGNPVLMEDKNRVEGEIVLINMLENTSEVLGGPDRRVRVIFYSESEQQE; encoded by the coding sequence ATGAAAATCCTGACAATTATTTTTTGTTCGTTATTGTGGGCGTTTGCTCCTGCTCTTGCTGAAAACAGGCTTCAGGATCAGATTACAGATATTACGTCTGACAAGATGACTTATACCGGACACGATAATATTGTAATCTTTTCCGGCAATGTTCATGTTATCAGGGCAGAGCTTGAGCTTTGGTCTGATCAGCTGCATGTACATATAAAGCCGCAGAATGCAGAGCAGGATGAGGCTGATCAGCAGGATAAAATTGAAAAAATAATTGCCAGGGGCAATGTGCGCATCAAGAGCATGAACAGAGAGGGTAAAGGTGAGTTGCTCACATATAATCCTGACACTGGCCAGGCAACCTTAGAAGGAAACCCAGTCCTTATGGAGGACAAGAATCGGGTTGAGGGTGAGATTGTTCTTATCAACATGCTGGAAAATACTTCCGAGGTCCTGGGCGGACCCGATAGAAGAGTCAGAGTAATTTTTTATTCAGAAAGCGAGCAGCAGGAATAA
- the lptB gene encoding LPS export ABC transporter ATP-binding protein, translating into MNSFKAIDVYKRYGKKLVVKGISLDIRQGEVAGLLGPNGAGKTTTFYMLVGIITPTKGGVSLDKQDITGLSLPSRAGLGISYLPQESSIFKNLTVFENLMLILEYTHKSKKHRLQKADQLMDELGISKLAHQKASFLSGGERRRLEIARALIKDPRFILLDEPFAGIDPIAVDDIQKIILKLREKEIGVLISDHNVRETLRICDRASIVYDGQVILDGTPQEIINDTRARAVYLGESFCL; encoded by the coding sequence GTGAACAGCTTTAAAGCCATTGACGTTTATAAGCGATACGGTAAAAAGCTTGTGGTCAAGGGTATATCCTTAGATATCAGGCAGGGAGAGGTGGCTGGGCTGCTTGGGCCCAACGGTGCCGGCAAGACCACGACCTTTTACATGCTGGTGGGCATTATAACGCCAACCAAAGGTGGCGTATCTCTCGACAAGCAGGATATTACCGGGTTGTCGCTGCCCAGTAGAGCTGGTCTGGGCATCAGTTATCTGCCCCAGGAAAGTTCAATTTTCAAAAATCTGACAGTTTTTGAAAATCTGATGCTTATCCTGGAATATACACATAAAAGCAAAAAGCACAGACTGCAAAAAGCTGATCAGCTTATGGATGAGCTTGGCATATCCAAGCTGGCTCACCAGAAAGCATCCTTTCTGTCCGGGGGGGAGCGCAGACGTCTGGAGATTGCCAGAGCCCTGATCAAGGATCCGAGATTTATACTGCTTGACGAGCCTTTTGCCGGTATTGATCCTATTGCTGTGGATGATATTCAGAAAATCATTCTCAAGCTCAGGGAAAAAGAAATAGGAGTGCTGATATCAGATCATAACGTGCGGGAAACCCTGCGGATCTGTGATAGAGCCTCCATTGTATATGACGGACAAGTTATACTCGATGGGACGCCTCAGGAGATTATCAATGACACCAGGGCAAGGGCAGTCTACCTTGGTGAATCTTTTTGCTTGTAA
- the rpoN gene encoding RNA polymerase factor sigma-54, producing the protein MSLELRQNLKLTQQLVMTPQLQQAIKLLQMSRLELLEVVQQELLENPLLEELQPAADEDREREARDRKEVKEKLTAEEKEMINNADWEDYLGHFSSTSKQAGSREWEVPEEMQSFEARYSSKPSLEGHLTWQLYLQNLTAEEIRIGEEIIGNIDSKGYLKTDTAELAQSLNLTEDKVESVLSKVQNFDPVGIASRTLRECLLTQLRALNETGPIITELVTEHLEDIEKNRFVPLLKKFKISKDYLKECIEILQSLDPYPGASYGSEDIVYVSPDIYVYKYEEDFAIVLNEDGIPPIQLSTLYQDSLEKTDKNKKDNEYIQEKTRSAIWLMKSLHQRQRTLYKVMESILKFQREFFELGVARLKPLILREVAEDINMHESTVSRITTNKFVSTPFGVFELKFFFNSSLSMDSGGVVGSESVKAAIKKMVAEEDPKKPLSDDVIANALKEQLEVNIARRTVAKYRAALKIPSSSKRKKFF; encoded by the coding sequence ATGTCCCTGGAACTGAGACAGAATCTTAAACTGACCCAGCAGCTGGTGATGACTCCCCAACTGCAGCAGGCCATTAAATTGTTGCAGATGTCCAGGCTGGAGCTTCTTGAGGTGGTCCAGCAGGAACTTCTTGAAAATCCGCTTCTTGAAGAGCTGCAGCCTGCCGCTGATGAGGATCGCGAAAGAGAGGCCCGTGACAGAAAAGAAGTAAAAGAAAAGTTGACAGCCGAAGAAAAGGAAATGATCAACAATGCTGACTGGGAAGATTATCTCGGACATTTTTCAAGCACATCAAAACAGGCTGGTTCCAGGGAGTGGGAAGTTCCCGAGGAGATGCAGAGTTTTGAAGCCAGGTATTCTTCCAAGCCATCCTTGGAAGGTCATCTTACCTGGCAGCTTTATCTGCAGAATTTGACTGCAGAAGAAATCAGGATAGGCGAAGAGATTATTGGAAACATCGATTCAAAGGGTTACCTGAAGACCGATACAGCTGAACTGGCCCAGTCGCTGAATCTGACAGAAGACAAGGTTGAATCAGTTTTGAGCAAGGTTCAGAATTTTGACCCTGTGGGCATTGCCTCCAGAACGTTGCGCGAGTGCCTGTTGACTCAACTCAGGGCCCTTAATGAAACAGGACCAATTATAACTGAGCTGGTCACGGAACACCTTGAAGATATTGAAAAAAATCGTTTTGTTCCTCTTCTAAAGAAGTTTAAGATAAGCAAGGACTACCTCAAGGAATGTATAGAAATTTTGCAAAGCCTTGATCCTTACCCGGGGGCAAGCTACGGAAGTGAGGACATTGTCTATGTTAGCCCGGATATCTATGTTTACAAGTATGAAGAGGATTTTGCCATCGTGCTCAATGAAGATGGAATTCCCCCCATTCAACTGAGCACACTTTATCAGGATTCGCTGGAAAAAACCGATAAGAATAAAAAGGATAACGAGTACATTCAGGAAAAAACCCGTTCTGCCATATGGCTGATGAAAAGCCTGCATCAGAGACAACGAACATTGTACAAGGTAATGGAGAGCATCCTCAAGTTTCAAAGAGAGTTTTTTGAACTTGGCGTTGCCAGGCTCAAGCCGCTTATTTTGCGTGAAGTGGCAGAAGATATTAATATGCACGAGTCAACAGTCAGTCGGATTACCACCAATAAATTTGTCTCAACGCCCTTTGGTGTTTTTGAGCTCAAGTTTTTTTTCAACAGCTCTTTAAGCATGGACAGTGGTGGTGTGGTAGGGTCTGAAAGTGTCAAAGCGGCCATAAAAAAGATGGTCGCCGAAGAAGACCCCAAAAAACCTTTAAGTGACGACGTGATTGCCAATGCGTTAAAAGAACAGCTTGAGGTCAATATTGCCAGGAGAACTGTGGCCAAGTACAGGGCTGCATTGAAGATACCTTCGTCCTCCAAAAGAAAAAAATTTTTCTGA